A window of Campylobacter cuniculorum DSM 23162 = LMG 24588 contains these coding sequences:
- a CDS encoding F0F1 ATP synthase subunit C: MKKITFLLLAFVAVAFAAEQDVINGWIKAFSVLAAGIGLGVAALGGAIGMGNTAAATIAGTARNPGLGAKLMTTMFIALAMIEAQVIYALVIALIALYANPYL; encoded by the coding sequence ATGAAAAAAATTACTTTTTTATTATTAGCTTTTGTGGCTGTGGCTTTTGCTGCAGAACAAGATGTTATTAATGGTTGGATTAAGGCTTTTTCTGTCTTAGCCGCAGGAATTGGACTTGGTGTTGCTGCACTTGGTGGAGCTATCGGTATGGGAAATACTGCAGCAGCAACTATAGCAGGAACTGCTAGAAATCCGGGTCTTGGTGCAAAATTAATGACTACAATGTTTATCGCTTTAGCGATGATTGAAGCACAAGTTATTTACGCACTTGTTATAGCTTTGATAGCTCTTTATGCAAATCCTTATTTGTAA
- a CDS encoding biotin/lipoyl-containing protein has product MAKKFIDIMDTSFRDGFQSVFGARVLMEDFFPALQAAKEAGITHFEFGGGARFQSLYFYLNEDAFTMMDKFRAIVGKEANLQTLARGVNTVTLDTGSRELVDLHAKLFAKHGTTTIRNFDALNDVNNLKFSGECITKYGLKHEVVVTLMDLPPHCEGAHDVPFYERILNDILEAEIPFSSVCFKDASGTSNPNKIYETIKMARKKLPSDTHIRLHTHETAGVSVACYLAALEAGVDGIDLAAAPVSGGTSQPDILTMMHAVKGKNYDLGGLEEEKILKYEEVFMDCLKDYFIPPEATMVNSLIPFSPMPGGALTANTQMMRDNNILDKFPQVIKAMREVVEKGGFGTSVTPVSQFYFQQAFNNVMFGEWKKIADGYGKMVLGYFGRTPVKPDSKIIELAAEQLNLKPTTELAIDLADKDETKSLAYTQKLLEKEGIKINEENIFIAAACKEKGIAYLKGETKINVRKISTMPKAISADENRFTVAVNGNKYHVEVHSGFDKDVNIKNVKKINENPAKVNENETAILAGISGNVFKIHINEGDEVKAGQIVMILEAMKMEIEVNASKDGIIEEICVKTGDSVSEDQVVAIYKK; this is encoded by the coding sequence ATGGCTAAAAAATTTATAGATATAATGGATACGAGTTTTAGAGATGGTTTCCAGTCTGTTTTTGGAGCGAGGGTTTTAATGGAAGATTTTTTTCCTGCACTCCAAGCAGCTAAAGAAGCAGGGATAACACATTTTGAATTTGGCGGGGGTGCAAGATTCCAAAGTCTATATTTTTATCTCAATGAAGATGCTTTTACAATGATGGATAAATTTAGAGCTATTGTTGGAAAAGAAGCAAATTTACAAACTCTAGCAAGAGGAGTGAATACTGTTACACTTGATACAGGAAGCAGGGAGCTTGTGGATTTACATGCTAAGCTTTTTGCTAAACATGGCACGACAACTATACGAAATTTTGATGCACTCAATGATGTCAATAATCTCAAATTTAGTGGAGAATGTATTACAAAATATGGCTTAAAACACGAAGTTGTAGTAACTTTAATGGACCTACCACCTCATTGTGAAGGTGCTCACGATGTGCCTTTTTATGAGAGAATTTTAAATGATATACTTGAAGCTGAAATTCCTTTTTCTAGCGTTTGTTTTAAAGATGCAAGCGGGACTTCAAATCCAAATAAAATTTATGAAACCATAAAAATGGCAAGAAAGAAATTACCAAGTGATACGCATATTAGACTCCATACACATGAAACAGCAGGTGTGAGCGTGGCTTGTTATTTAGCTGCTTTAGAAGCTGGAGTTGATGGGATTGATTTAGCTGCTGCACCTGTGAGCGGAGGAACTTCTCAACCCGATATTTTGACAATGATGCATGCTGTAAAAGGAAAAAATTACGATTTAGGCGGTTTAGAAGAAGAAAAAATTCTAAAATATGAGGAAGTTTTTATGGATTGCTTGAAGGATTATTTTATACCGCCTGAAGCCACTATGGTTAATTCTTTGATTCCTTTCTCTCCAATGCCCGGTGGAGCTTTAACAGCGAATACTCAAATGATGAGAGATAATAACATTTTGGATAAATTTCCTCAAGTGATTAAAGCAATGCGTGAAGTCGTAGAAAAAGGTGGATTTGGAACCTCTGTAACTCCTGTATCGCAATTTTATTTTCAACAAGCTTTTAACAATGTTATGTTTGGAGAATGGAAAAAAATTGCTGATGGTTATGGAAAAATGGTTTTGGGTTATTTTGGAAGAACCCCTGTTAAGCCAGATTCTAAGATTATCGAGCTTGCTGCAGAGCAATTAAATTTAAAACCTACGACTGAACTTGCAATTGATCTTGCCGATAAAGATGAGACTAAAAGCCTTGCTTATACTCAAAAACTTCTTGAAAAAGAAGGTATAAAAATTAATGAGGAGAATATTTTTATCGCTGCAGCTTGTAAAGAAAAGGGTATTGCTTATCTTAAAGGGGAAACTAAGATTAATGTGAGAAAAATCAGCACAATGCCAAAAGCTATAAGTGCCGATGAAAATCGTTTCACCGTTGCGGTCAATGGTAATAAATATCATGTTGAAGTGCATAGCGGTTTTGATAAAGATGTCAATATCAAAAATGTTAAAAAAATAAACGAAAATCCTGCAAAAGTTAATGAAAATGAAACAGCTATTTTGGCAGGAATTTCTGGTAATGTTTTTAAAATTCATATAAACGAAGGAGATGAAGTTAAGGCTGGTCAAATTGTGATGATTTTAGAGGCTATGAAGATGGAAATTGAAGTTAATGCTTCAAAAGATGGTATAATTGAAGAAATTTGTGTCAAAACAGGAGATAGCGTTAGCGAAGATCAAGTTGTTGCGATTTATAAAAAATGA
- the pckA gene encoding phosphoenolpyruvate carboxykinase (ATP): MKNFEDLGLENVKQIFHNLSYDELFEHENKNKEGLCTANGTFSVDTGIFTGRSPKDKYFVKQDPSQKYIAWGKINHPITKELFDKLLKKAKKELSGKNIYIQDAYCGASLKSKKAVRFVAEIAWQAHFVKNMFIRPSKEELENFKPDFVVYNACKCVNDEYESDHLNSEVFVIFNIEENVAVIGGTWYGGEMKKGIFSMMNYWLPLENKLSMHCSANVGEKGDVALFFGLSGTGKTTLSTDPKRKLIGDDEHGWDDDGVFNFEGGCYAKTINLDPKNEPEIYSAIKRNALLENVVLKENAEVDYFDGSKTENTRVSYPIEHIENHEPSLKAGHPKNIIFLSADAFGILPPVSKLSKEQAMYYFLSGYTAKVAGTERGITEPQATFSACFGEPFMPLHPTIYARLLGERIDKYNVNVYLVNTGWSGGSYGVGKRMSIKATRACINAILDGSIQKCEFENFAVFDLAVPKTLEGVDSKLLNPINTWENQEEYKHTRDKLAQMFIQNFKRYEDVKEGVEYSQFGPKF, encoded by the coding sequence ATGAAAAATTTTGAAGATTTAGGCTTAGAAAATGTAAAACAAATTTTTCATAATCTAAGTTACGATGAGCTCTTTGAGCATGAAAACAAAAATAAAGAAGGTCTTTGCACTGCAAACGGAACTTTTAGTGTGGATACGGGAATTTTCACAGGAAGAAGTCCTAAAGATAAGTATTTTGTGAAGCAAGATCCTTCACAAAAATACATTGCTTGGGGCAAGATTAATCATCCTATCACTAAAGAGCTTTTTGATAAGCTTTTAAAGAAAGCAAAAAAAGAATTAAGCGGTAAGAATATTTATATTCAAGATGCGTATTGTGGAGCATCTTTAAAGAGTAAAAAAGCTGTTCGTTTTGTTGCAGAGATTGCTTGGCAAGCCCATTTTGTAAAAAATATGTTTATACGTCCAAGCAAAGAAGAGCTTGAAAATTTCAAACCAGATTTTGTGGTTTATAATGCTTGTAAATGTGTTAATGATGAATATGAAAGTGACCATTTAAATTCTGAAGTTTTTGTCATTTTTAATATAGAGGAAAATGTTGCAGTGATTGGTGGAACTTGGTATGGAGGAGAGATGAAAAAAGGAATTTTTTCTATGATGAATTATTGGTTACCACTTGAAAATAAGCTTTCAATGCATTGTAGTGCAAATGTTGGAGAAAAAGGCGATGTGGCTTTATTTTTTGGGTTAAGTGGTACGGGAAAAACTACACTTTCAACAGACCCAAAGAGGAAACTTATCGGCGATGATGAGCATGGTTGGGATGATGATGGGGTGTTTAATTTTGAAGGTGGTTGTTATGCAAAAACTATCAATTTAGACCCGAAAAATGAGCCTGAAATTTATTCAGCGATTAAAAGAAACGCTCTTTTGGAAAATGTTGTTTTAAAAGAAAATGCAGAGGTTGATTATTTTGATGGGTCAAAGACTGAAAACACAAGGGTTTCCTATCCTATAGAACACATTGAAAATCATGAACCAAGCCTAAAAGCCGGACATCCTAAAAATATCATTTTTTTAAGTGCAGATGCTTTTGGAATTTTACCTCCTGTGAGTAAGCTTAGTAAAGAACAAGCAATGTATTATTTTTTAAGTGGTTACACAGCTAAGGTTGCAGGAACTGAAAGAGGTATTACAGAGCCTCAAGCAACTTTTTCAGCTTGTTTTGGTGAGCCTTTTATGCCACTTCATCCGACGATTTATGCGAGATTGTTAGGTGAAAGGATTGATAAATATAATGTTAATGTTTATTTGGTCAATACCGGTTGGAGCGGTGGAAGCTATGGAGTGGGTAAGAGAATGAGCATTAAAGCAACGAGGGCTTGTATCAATGCGATTTTAGATGGTAGCATACAAAAATGCGAATTTGAAAATTTTGCTGTGTTTGATTTGGCTGTTCCTAAGACTTTAGAAGGAGTTGATAGTAAGCTTTTAAATCCTATCAATACTTGGGAAAATCAAGAAGAATATAAGCATACAAGGGATAAATTGGCACAAATGTTTATTCAAAATTTCAAACGTTATGAAGATGTAAAAGAGGGCGTTGAATACAGTCAATTTGGTCCTAAATTTTGA